A section of the Myxosarcina sp. GI1 genome encodes:
- a CDS encoding TetR/AcrR family transcriptional regulator, whose amino-acid sequence MADSKKKKTSSKKSVRSRDSEATQTEILDAAVEEFALQGLNNARIETIAANTGVTKAMIYYYFVRRSKSLDLSENFMTEVMDF is encoded by the coding sequence ATGGCTGACTCAAAAAAAAAGAAGACCTCTTCTAAAAAGTCCGTTCGTAGTCGAGACAGCGAAGCTACTCAAACAGAAATTTTAGATGCAGCAGTAGAAGAATTTGCCTTACAAGGTCTGAATAACGCTCGTATTGAAACTATTGCAGCTAATACGGGTGTCACCAAGGCGATGATTTATTATTATTTTGTGCGACGCAGTAAGTCGCTTGATTTAAGTGAAAATTTCATGACTGAGGTTATGGATTTCTAG